ATGGCTGCTTGCCGGCGGGGCAGCTCGGAGTGCCCGTCTGCGGGAGCCCGGGGCGCTGCCACgtcctctgtgctgcagggagggaggtggcaccgaagggcactgctggcacccCGGGCCCGCGggtgggcacagcccggggTGGGCTCACGATGTTCACACGTGGAGGACACGCTGTGAGCCTGGGCAGGGTGAGGGGGTCCCGTGTCTGTGAGGCTGGGCAGGTCAGGATGTGTGTCCCTTGGGCACTGCACTTCCTGCTCAGGTGTTGGCATCCTGCTTGGGCGGAGCTGCCACGTGTCTCTCAAGTGTCCCTGTGTGGCTTGGGGACAAGCTCAAGGCTCATCAGTGGGGTCGGTTCTCAGGGCCAtgggagctgggccaggctgctcaACCACTCTGGAGGCAGCAAGGGTCATCCTTGCCTGAGGGGAACCCACTTCCTCCGAGGAGCCTGTGGGGACGTGGACACAGTGACATGAGGCTTGCCTTGAGCCGGGTGCCTCAGCTCGCTGCCTGagctgcagtgaccatggcacatGTAGAAGTGCTGAGCAGGTCATGCAATCCTGCCAAGACGCTGGGGCTCCTGGTCAGGGGGCGCAGAGGGAGCCAGGTGAGAAGAGCTGAGGGTAGttccagcagcaaacagccCCTGTGTATGGTGGCTCGTACCTGCATGGGGTGGGAGCACCTTCTGCAGCAGAAGAGGGGATGGGGCTCCTCATGGCTGTGTTCTGTTGTTCCCCCAGCTCAGTCAGCACCAAATCAgctcttctctctcccctcttTCTAGCAGGTTCTCCTCGCCCCCTGTCTGATGCCAGTCCCGCCCTGCCATGAGTCTATGAGCCCCCTCCGGATCAGCGTGGGTGGTCTGCCTGTCCTCGCGTCCATGACCAAGGGTGCTGACCCCCGCTTCCGACCGCGCTGGAAGGCCATCGTGCTGTCCTCAGCCTGCGTGGGGCTTGTGCTGTTCCTCCTCTGCCTGCACCGTTCCTCCCCAGCACGGCATGGCCCCCCCAGCCCTCGCACCTGGCAGCTTGGCCTGCAGGCAGGGGACCGCTACAATGACACCTACCCGCTGTCCCCTCCGCAGAGAAACCCCGAGGGCGTGCGCTACCGCATCGGCGTCATTGCAGACCTGGACACGCAGTCCCGGGGCTCTCAGGAGCACACCTGGTTCAGTTACCTGAAGAAGGGCTACCTGGTACTGTCAGACAGTGGGGACAGAGTGATGGTGGAGTGGGACAAGGATGAGAGCATGCTGCAGTCCCACCTGGCTGAGAAGGGCCGGGGCATGGAGCTCTCAGAGCTTGTGGTTTTCAATGGGAAGCTGTACGCAGTGGATGACCGGACAGGTGTGGTCTACCAGATCGAGGGCAATAAGGTGGTGCCTTGGGTGATCCTCCCAGATGGGGACGGCACTGTGGGCAAAGGTGAGCTCCCATTCTGCCCTGTGAAGCCCTTGGCTCTTTTCACCTGCTGGGGTGGGGCACACCTTTCCTGTGACCTCTGAGcctggccaagagagggcatTTCCTGCCAAGCAACCAGCTGGCTATGTGGGGGACACTGTGCCCGGCACTGGGCTCAGGGGTGTGGGGTTTGAGGCATGTGGGACAGTCTGATGGTTACGTGCTGACTGAGCCACCTCATGCCATTCTTTCCACCACAGGCTTCAAGGCAGAGTGGCTGGCAGTGAAGGATGAGCACCTGTATGTAGGAGGACTGGGCAAGGAGTGGACCACCACCACAGGGGAAGTGGTGAATGAGAACCCCCAGTGGGTGAAGGTCATTGGCTACAAGGGTGATGTGAGCCACGAGAACTGGGTGACAAACTACAACACACTGAGGGCTGCAGCGGGGATCCGGCCCCCAGGTATGGAGTAGGGCAACCTCCTGCCACCCAATATCCCACACTCTTGATGGCTCCAGAGCCATACAGTCACCCTTCCCAGGGATGCTGGCACTGGGTGAGATTTAGAGGCTGCCAGAGGCCAGAGATCTCACCTTGTCGTGGTCgttttcctctgctgcctgtgccaggagtATCTGAAGGGTGGCTCAGTTGTCATTGGGCCTGGCAGCTGGGCTCCCAGGCAGACTGGGATGTGCTGTGTGGCCCTGCCTgactctgggaggaactggggagctgctgccaggcagtggggcaggagcaggcaaaAAAGTTCATAGGGGATACCTGTGCGGGGCTGTGGGGTGTtttggaagggaaggaggagaggagggggaggGTCCCATCCTGGCGTGGCTGTGCCCCTGTGGTCTGTGTGGTCAGACTCCGCTTCCTGCCGCAGGGTACCTGATCCACGAGTCGGCCTCCTGGAGTGACACGTTGCAGCGCTGGTTCTTCCTGCCGCGCCGCGCCAGCCACGAGCGCTACAGCGAGAAGGCGGACGAGCAGCGAGGCACCAACCTGCTGCTCAGCTCCACCCAGGATTTCGGGGATGTGA
The DNA window shown above is from Lonchura striata isolate bLonStr1 chromosome 19, bLonStr1.mat, whole genome shotgun sequence and carries:
- the CANT1 gene encoding soluble calcium-activated nucleotidase 1 → MPVPPCHESMSPLRISVGGLPVLASMTKGADPRFRPRWKAIVLSSACVGLVLFLLCLHRSSPARHGPPSPRTWQLGLQAGDRYNDTYPLSPPQRNPEGVRYRIGVIADLDTQSRGSQEHTWFSYLKKGYLVLSDSGDRVMVEWDKDESMLQSHLAEKGRGMELSELVVFNGKLYAVDDRTGVVYQIEGNKVVPWVILPDGDGTVGKGFKAEWLAVKDEHLYVGGLGKEWTTTTGEVVNENPQWVKVIGYKGDVSHENWVTNYNTLRAAAGIRPPGYLIHESASWSDTLQRWFFLPRRASHERYSEKADEQRGTNLLLSSTQDFGDVTVGRVGDVVPTHGFSSFKFIPDTDDQIIVALKSEEDNGKISSYIMAFTLDGRFLLPETRIGSVKYEGIEFI